The genomic DNA GTTGAAGACAATAGATTTTGGTTTTCAGACTCCAAAATTTTAGATGATACTATATGAGATTCATACTGACAATATCATAGCTATAGGCAACAACCATTAGTCAATTACCAGTCCACCACAAATACACCAATAAAGTCACTCAGGAATATTAAGCTACTCCTAAAGAACTAAGCAACATGTACGCAATAACTTGCATGTAAATCATCTCCTCCTACATAACAATGATCACACAAATATTTCAGGTAGAAATCTTCCACTACAATATCACAGCAACCCAAGACCAGAAACAGCAACAGAAACAGTCTCTTAAAAAAAGGACCAGAAACAGCAGAGTAAAGCAAATATGTCACACCCATCCAAGTTTTTCATCATCAGCAAGGAAAACTAACAAGGCAGACCATACCACCCAAGATTCCGTCACCATTCATCAGACTGAAAACATAGTTCAACTACAGAGACAGGATTAACCAAAAAGGTAGTGTTCGCCTCAACCACATTGGATTCTCTTGTTTGAGTCACTTCACCCAAGCAACTGATCGATCAAGACACGGTTGATGCAAGCAGAAACAACGCAGCAGAGTCACACGAACGCAAACAGAAACCACAGGCAGTAGCATCATGCGGGTGAACCATTAGAGAACTAGACACCATTTTTAACGGATAAAACCAACAATAACTTGCATGTAAATTGTCTACTCCTACAGAACCATGATCAGGCACAACAAAATATCACGGTAACTCAAGACCAGCAAGCAAAATTAACAAGGCACACCAGAGTACCAAAACATTTGAGATTCCATCACCATTCATCAGATAGTTCAACTGTATAGACAagagtaacaaaaaaaaaagaaaaggcagtGTTCTCCCCGGCCACCACATTGGCCCTCTTGTTCGAGTCACTTCACCCAGGCAAGTGATCGATCAAGACACGGTGGACGCCCAGCAGAAACACGCGACCGAGGAGGCACACGAACGAAGAACATACTGCAGGTATCATCATACGGGTACTACTACTGCTACTGCTAGAACAACCACCACGTCCGCCCTTCTGGCGATTCCACCGATCAAGTACCAATGATACTACTAAGATGCAACACTACTACAGGTTCTATAACTGATGATACTACTCTACTGCTGCCATAGAGCCAAGACGACATACTGGAGGACGCTTCACTTATTCCCATGCGTTCAGACATCAGACGACTGGGAAACGCCACCGCAGGTGCCGCACTGCAAATGCACACGACGCATACCACATAAGTGATCAGACAATGAGCAGCCTCATGCTAAGCAATTCCAACCAAAAACTAAAGTAACGCGGATTATAAAGACCTGGTTCTCCCCTTCTGCTGACTGGataggagatctgtgcgtctgGCTGGTGAGAGGGCCGCCGCATGCTGGGCACTAGAGAGTAGAGATACCAGAGTCAGCAGGTGCAGAGATGTATGAAGCAAAGTCAATGGGAAAATCACAGAGTATGATACTTACTGATCCGTTGGTAGCGTCATCAGCAGCATGAGAATCGTTGTTGTTACCACGACTGCAGTGGAGAAACTGTTAAGTAGCAGAAACAATTAATCTACAAGTTGCATCCAAACAAATCGAATATAGTGGTTACATGAACCCGAAACTAGACCAAACAATATCCATATGCACCTTTGGGTAGCAGCACAACCTAGACCAAGCGAAAACAGTGATCGCCAGTATGACCACCGTGACCACCGCGACCGCCGCCACTGTCCACGCATCTCCGTCGGACTTTACGACCATCACCACAGCACCAATCAGCAAGGGGATCATGAAGTCCGCGAGGAGGAATCCGGAGCTCATCCCGACGAGTTGGGGGTTCGTTTTGACGGCAGCCGATACTAGCAGACCTGCCAAGCCGATCGGAAAGTATGCAAAGAGAATCGAGTTCATAACCAGCGCCACGTGGGCCTCTGTCTTCTCGTTGATTGCCTGCACGGATAGGACGAAGCACGTGCATATCCCGATAAGCGCTGAGGTAGACACAGGCTGCGCCACCTGAATCATCACCTGTTCACCATTCTAAAAAACTGCCATTAACTAAGGACAGAAGCAAAATCCTTACTGAAATCGATCCGTGGGAAGCATGAACTGAAGACTCGTTGTCATCAGTTGGAAGCACTTCGGGGGAAAAAAAAGTTGGAAGCAGACCTCCCTATCGAGAGGGAAGATGGGCGCATCGCGGTTCTCGGTGCCCGGCGCTGCCACCGCTGCCGCACGCGAACCAGCCAGCAGCCTTTCGCTCTGTTCATTCGgaaaagataaaaaataatCAGAATAATTGGTTAGTTGCAAAGAACAGACACTGGACTCCATGCATGACAAATTGACATGCAAATAAACTAGCAACAGCCAGAGACTCTGCGGCTTCTCGTCTGGTGCGGACGTGCGGTTATAAAAGCAGAAAACGAGGCCCATGAGCCATGCAAGGCTAAAAGCCCACACAGATCGGAAACAGCACTTCGTTCGATCGAAACCCATATACAACGAGAGAACCAGCACTTCGTTCGATCGACATGCAGATGCGAGTATGGAAACACGGCAAAAACACGGATTGGAGCAGTGTGATCCTACTGTTTTCTGCGTAGTTATTAATTTGATAGAGAGAAACGCGTTTATTAGTAGCTTCTTTTTAGTTGGTGAAGCACTGAAGCGTGCATGATCAGGCACACCAAAATATCACGGCAACTCAAGACCAGCAAGCAAAATTAACAAGGCAGACCAGAGTGCCAAACCATTTGAGATTCCATCACCATTCATCAGATTCAAAGCATAGTTCAACTTCATAGACAAGagtaacaaaaaaaagaaaaaggcagTGTTCTCCTCCCCGGCCACCACAGTGGCCCTCTGTTCGAGTCACTTCACCCAGGCAAGTGATCGATCAAGACACGGTGGACGCCCAGCAGAAACACGCGACCGAGGAGGCACACGAACGAAGAACATACTGCAGGTATCACCATACGGGTACTACTACTGCTACTGCTAGAACAACCATCACGTCCGCCCTTCTGGCGATTCCACCGATGAAGTCCCAAATGATACTACTAAGATGCAACAGAACTGCGTAGAGGGCACTACTACTGCTACCGATAATGTTACTACTCTACTACTGCTGAAGCAAAATCGAGAAGACGAGTACGTAGTACTACTTGCTGCTGCCGCTACGACCTCAAGTCAGGCACCGGCGATGGTTGGCGGCCCGGCCGGGGAGGCGCCGCTGGCTCATCAGTCGAGGGCGACGATGATGAAGAGGACGATGAAGACGAGCGAGGAGGTCGAGTGGCGGCGCCTCTTGTCGGAGCCGGAGGTCGGCGGggtgggcgcggcggccggcgccagcGGCGAGGATGCGGCGGCCGGGCTGGCGGGGATGGCCTTGCCGTGGGCGGCGGTTCCACCGGGCTGCTGCtggggaggcggcgacggcatcTCGCTCGTcggcggagggggaggggccTCGCCGTCTGCGCAACAACACAACAAAAACACGCAGAAACCACATGCATCAGTTCATGTCTCGCGTCGATCAAACAGAGCACGCGAAAAGTTAAAGCGGAAAGTAGCAGGAGCAGAGCGGGTGCGCGCGGGTTCGTACGTGCAGGCAGCTTGTGGCGAGGCGCGGGGGGCAGCGGGGCGAtgacggggacggggacggggacggtgGCGGGGGGTGACGGGCCTGCATGCAAGAGGACAGGAGAGGTTAACGGCGTTAGTCCAAAACTTTGCGATAATGCGTAGATTCAAAAGGTAAACAACAGAAAATATTTCCACTAAAAAAGCATGAGATATTTATTGCAGGGGCAGTATCGTCTTTCGGTAGAAAAGGCATGCGCGCGCCCCGGCGCCATTTCGTGAGGGCCAAGAAACCAAACGGGCAGGAGAAACTGAAACGGGCCGGTCTTGCCTGAGAGGCTGCAGCGCTGCTGCAGGCTGTGCAGCTGTCTGCTGCAGAGGCCAGAGGGCGGTTTCTCTCTCTGTTCAGAAATCAGAACTGAAGGCTCAAACGCAACAACCCTTTTCAGGCAGCCGGAACAAGCAGACAAAAACGCAAAAGCGAAGCGGTCGCGGTGAAAAAGCAAAAAGGAAACGCAGCATTTCTAGTCTCCTTTCGAGCAGTTGAACAGATCGATGCGAGACATGAACTGATCAGGAACCCACACAGATCGAAACGAACGCCTCGAAACCCAGAGAGCTCGCTTCCAAACCAAAACGAAAGGCATGGCACAGAGAGATCAGGAAACGCGAGCGCATACGGAGCCACGGGTACATCTGACCCGAAATATGCCCCAAATACTAGTAGCGCTCATGTGACCCGAAAACACAGCCAAAATCCGGAAGAGAGGAAAACGAAGCAAAAACGTTCGAACAAACAGGAACAGGACGTACGTGTCCATCGCCACTGCGGTAGACGAGAACTCGCAACGAATGAAACACCATCACCGAAAAGCGCGACCGCGAACAGCTCCAGAGCCAGACCAGAAAGCAGCAGAACACACGCACCCATCTCTCGCAAAACCACCGTCTCTCCAAACACACGCGCACAAGCAGatctagagagagaaagagagacgcaccttggcaggcggcggcgaggtgggcgcCCCCGGTGCGCAGCCCCCCGCAGGCGGTGTAGAGCGCGAGGAGGTGGGAGGCGTTGAGGCGGGCGAGGACGAGCTGCGGCTGGGCGGCGACGCGGCAGAGGCAGGGGACGCCGCCTCCGAGGTCGACGGAGGCGACGACCGGCTCGCAGCAGGGCGCCGTGGGCATGTCGGGCATGCAGAAGAGCGTGATCTGGGTGGCGAGGTTGGAGGGCTCGCACGCCAGCTGCGCCCCGGCCCtcgtggcggccgccgcggccacggcgaggaggccgagcaGCAGCGCGAGGCTGCGGAGGGGGCGCTCCATGGGTGGCGGTGGGGGGCGGGGGCCTCTCGCTCGCTAGGGTTTGAGGGCGGAGGGCTCGGCGCTGGGTAGGGAGGAAGGCTCTGGATGGAGAAAGCTGGTGCGAGTGGGGAAGAAGGCCGCTTTTATAGGGTTGGTGCCAGCTGCCGCCTGCAGGTGTGGCGAGGGCGGTGCGGTGGTGTGCGTGCGTCGTGGGCTGGGCCGAGTAGCCGGTATGAGCCGAGTTTGTTTATGGGTTGGGCCGTTTCATGAGCCAAGACACTGTGCTGCGCCTTCGTCTTGCAGTGACGTGACGACTCGATCGGACTTGTGTTGATCGAATTGATGGCTCGCCTCGTTTGCCGGACGACACGAGGCTGATGTCAACCCGGCACGACTCGTCCCGGCGGATGAGGTGATTCGTACGCGCTTTGGTCTCGACCGGTCTCCAGTGGTAGCGTGGTGTCCAAGTCGAAGTCGATCCCATCCGTCCGTTGCTACTAATCCTGACGGCGAGGCTTACGCCTAACGCCTTTGCAAGCCGGAGCGAGGATTCACCGCTGGGCTCGATGTCCATCCAACCGGAGCATCCGCATGCGGCAGGTCCCACGCACATGCACGTCCGCGAGCGGAACGGGAGGCGCACGGGCGCGCCGTGGTCGCGCGGACACGTGTCCCGCGGCGAAATCCAGCGGCCGTCCTCGACGGCCGGCGCCGGCATCGACGCCCTCCCCGGCGACATCCTCGCTGACGAggtcctgcgccgcctccgcggGCACTCCCTCGCCAGGTGCCGGTGCGTGTGCGCGCTCTGGCGcgccctcgtcggcggccgcggcctcctcctgcCGCACGCGCTGCCCCCGCGCTCGTTCCCGGGCTTCTTATCCGTCGCCCGCGTCAAGCCGTGGAGGAGCGCCCGCCCCTGCTTCTTTCCCCCGCCGGCCTCGCGGGCTCCCGCGCCCGACAGGCTCGCCTTCCTGcgggccgcgcacgccgccgcgcggcaCCAGTGCAACGGCCTCGTGCTCTGCTTCCAGGACGTGCCCAGGGCGGCGGGCTTCGTGTGCAACCCGACCACGGAGCGGTTGGCGCGCCTGCCGCCCCCGCCGACGTGGTGGCCGCGCGGGCACGAGGGCCTGTTCCTCGCATTCGACCCGGCGGTGTCGCTGGACTACGAGGTGCTCCTCCTCCCGGTGCCGCCGCCTCGGCAGGGCAACGGCGACGCCGGTCTCCCCGGCGAGGCTCCCAGGCAGGGGCGCGCGACGCTGGGCATGTTCGTGCCGGAATCGTTTGGGAAAGAGTCGATGCCTGGCGAGGAGGAGAAGCTGCTGCCTTTGCTCGTGTTCTCGTCGGCGACCAAGCGGTGGACGAAGAGGCTACTCGCGCCGGGCCGGtgcgccccgccccgcctcTACGACGGGGTgatgcggcggcgccggcggagcgcGGTGGGCGACCCGTGGGTGCGGACGTGGCGGTCGGCCGTGTACTGGCGCGGCGCGCTCTACGCGCACTGCGAGAAGCGCATCCTGGTGGTGCTCCGCAGCTCGTCGGAGGGGACCTACGACATGGTCAAACTCccggccgacgccggcgccgggcaCGGAGAGCGCTACGCCGCAGGGCACGTCTTGTCGAGCCTCCCCGTAGACTCGATCTTCCCGAGCACCGAGGGCGGGGTGCTGCTGCGGTACGCCAGCGTCGACGCGCTCCGGG from Panicum virgatum strain AP13 chromosome 7N, P.virgatum_v5, whole genome shotgun sequence includes the following:
- the LOC120683737 gene encoding predicted GPI-anchored protein 58; this translates as MERPLRSLALLLGLLAVAAAAATRAGAQLACEPSNLATQITLFCMPDMPTAPCCEPVVASVDLGGGVPCLCRVAAQPQLVLARLNASHLLALYTACGGLRTGGAHLAAACQGPSPPATVPVPVPVIAPLPPAPRHKLPAHGEAPPPPPTSEMPSPPPQQQPGGTAAHGKAIPASPAAASSPLAPAAAPTPPTSGSDKRRRHSTSSLVFIVLFIIVALD